GATTGTTGAGTAATAGAGCGTGAGTGCCTGAATTGACTCGATACAAGTCGATAAGTAAGCGGCTTTATTGTATACAGGAATGATGATTGATATGATTTTTTCCAATAGGAATTCCCACCTTAAACAAAATATTTAAAAAAATACCAACTGAACTGTACCACAAAACGGATGGCTGCATGAAAGAGAAGGGTAAGAAAACACGAAAAAGGTCGATGACTCCATTATAGAATAGAGTCATCGACCATTTAAACAAGTAACACAGTAGCCTTATAGGATTGGAATCATTTGATGCCAATGTTCTCAAGGTATTTTTTTTCAGAAGCATCAATTTTATTGTTGATTTGTTTCGTATATGTCTTTCGCACGTAAGTCGATCCGTCTTTTTGATAAATGGCTGTCTCTCGTCCAGATAATTGGTCGTAATAAATTTCAATGAGACCTTGATCCTCATAAACGATGACGCCCGTTTCACCGGTATTTCTCTTCAATTGTCGGTTGTCCTGTTGTTTCGTTAAGTATTGGTTTTCAGATTTAAAGACTTGGTTGATGGCTGCATCATATTTCTGTTTTGCTTTCTCACTCGTCGTATTTCCGTCTTGATCGTAATCACTGCATCCCGCTAGGCAGATTACCAGAAAGAGCAGTATCGATAAAAGTTTCACTTTCAAATGCGAACACCTCCGAAATACACTTTTTGTATTAACGATAGTGTACATCAAGGTAGTACTTCATATGTAGTGCACTTGAGAAAAAGGGAAGTGTTTCATGGTGATCACATTATAGTTCGATGGCATCGATGACGCCTTCAGGATACTCCCAGACGTTTCCTTCAATGGGCCATTGATGATGGCAGTTCGGACAAGCGACTTCCGAGGAGAAATCATACTGAATTTCGATACCTAAGCGGCGTTCTTCGTACGATACACTATGTAAATCTTCAATCAGAATCTCATCCTTGAATTTCTCACGGCAGCGCGGACACTTAAATTTCGAATAATGACTGATGACCGTATCCATTTGATCCAACTCCTAAATAAAGAATAAGTACCGTATTCAGTATAATGATAACGCTTACATAAAAACACGTTAATTTTGAATTGTAATCAAATTGGAATATATCGACTGAATTGGATTTTGATTTATGGTAGCTCTGCCTGTATGAATAAACAAAGAGGGCGCGCTTTTTCGCAAAAAAATAAAAATTCCCATAAATGGTTATAGATTTTATAATGAAGTAGAGAAATTAATTTTAAGAAAACAACTATTGATAAGACACTATAAATTTCATCGATTTATTACGTAAAGGATCGTGTGACAATATGCAACTCATCAAACCAATTAACGGTCAGAATCATTTTTGGCTGTTCGAAAAGGATGGACGGACACTCCACACGTTTCACGGCATCATGGGAGAGCGGTTAGAAGAACCAATGAGCGAGCAGAAGTTCTCGCGCTTTTTTAATCTGGATGCTTATATTCGAGAGCTCGTAGCTGAGAAAGAACAAGACGGATACACCGTTGTTCAAGAAGCGGATTACCACGAAGTTGTCGTCGAGATCTTTTGTCAGGATAAGGAATATGATCTTATTAGTGAACATCGTTCGAACATTGAAGAAGACCTCAACGGATTTCTTTTTCAAATCGGAAACGGTTATTTTGTTGAGGATGATTATGGTCCAGAGACGATCGAATTCGTCCTTCATGTCTTGGAACCGTCTTATATCGTCGAACCCGTCATTGATTATTTTAAGGAACAGTTTAATGTGAAGAAAATCCGAATGGGGCAGGCAAAGGTTCATTATGGCAGACGCTTGACTGGGCTCTATCCGGCAGGAAAAAATTTTAACCGGAAAAATTGAGCAATGACGACACAGGTAGGAGGGACAGGATGAACGAGCTGACAATCTTTGAACAAGGCTTTCAGACAAAATATATTCAGCGAAAGCTTCGGATATATGAAATTAATGTGCTTAGTCAACTGCAAACTATCTACGAAATCATGTGTTTTGACCATACAGTAGGTGTCTTTACGAGTGAATTGACGGAAAAAGTACTGTATGAAACGCTAGTTCGCTACAATCATTTTCCTTTGTATATCACGACTAATTTTGATGAGAAGATGGAAGATGAGATGGATCTCTTAGAGCGTTTAAAATCGCGACCATTCGTGTGCTGCGAACATCCGCGGTACGAAGGCGATCAGCGACGCACCAGCTTTTACTGTTGTATCGAAGTGTTGAATGCGAACGATTTACGTTTCGTCTTAAAAGAGTCTTTCTTTCGGTCTGCTTATAGTGAAACGTACCTTATCACGTTCGCTCGATCCGCGTTTGAGTTGAAAACTTCTGGAAAATGGATCTTTAAAGAAGCGAAATACACGCATGTAATTGATGCACGTGATGGACTACCGTTTCTCCTTCCTTCGCATGATGCGCTCGGTTTCATGTGGTTTTCGAATGGAGATGCTTTTCAAACCGTCGATCAGCTAAAAGTGGTTTTACCAACGGAGTATCAGATTGATCATGTACTAAATACTTTCGAATAATTGAATTTAAGATAAAAGGAGTCATATAGAATGACATATCAGAGTGGATTACCTGGTGTCACGGAAGAAAGACTAAAAGAGGTAGAGGCAGTACTCGGCTTCGAGCTTCCTAAAGAACTACGAAACCGATACAAACGTGAAAACAAGTTCAGCGTCGGCGAATGGGAGTTTCATCCGATCAAGGACGAGCAGTATATCAAGCGGACATGGGACGACCTCGTTCGTTTCAATGCGGAGGATGCAGAAGATTATCCAGAAGGGTTCTTGCGGATTGCGGCGGACGGAACAGGTGACGAACTCGGATATCAGTTACCGGACACAGAGACGATCGTCTTGTGGGACCACGAGGAACAAGAGTTATTTCCGATAGCACCGACGTTGAAGGCGTTCATTGAAAAGGAACAACAAATGGAGCAGAGTGCGGAACAAGCAGAACTCTTCGTACAAACGGTTATTGAGACAGGAACTGTCTATGGTTTATCAAAGTTTGAACAGTCGGGCTGGGCATATTGTCCGTCGAATCAAGAGGAGACAGACGTACTGTTATTCTTTTCGACAAAAGAAGCCGCAAAGTCATTGCAAACGAAGGAATGGGCGAACTATCACTTGATTCGTTTGGAGCTAGATTTATTCATGGATGGCTGGTTACCGAACATGAGTGACGACGGACTGTATTGTGGCTTGAACTGGGGACCAGAGCTCGTCGGACTCGAGCTTGACCCGGAAGATGTCTTAGCCGATTTAGAAGGTTAATAGGATTTTGGCGTTTTGAAACAAGTCGATGGAATGTCAGATGTGTGGCTTATCTATCGCCATGGACAAAAACTGTAGAAGATTAACTTAATGGATTAAGGATGATAAAAAATGATCGTCACACTCAGTAAACAAGTAGATGGCATCACCTATTTTTGGTTCATGTACCGCGATGGACGGACAATTCAGATGTATCACGGTGTCACCGAGCAATGGAAACTCGATCAAGATGTCAACGATTCAATCGAAGAACGGTATACATTTCGGCGTCAAGCAAAACGACGACTGAGAGAATTAGTTGCAGAGAAACAGGCGGAAGGATATAGACAAGATGATATTTACGGGATGCAACCCGGACGAAAGGAACGCGAGAAGTTTCGGAGACGGACGTCATGGCTCGCTTATCTTCTTATGGGGCTCGGTCTGTTCCAGTTCGTGACTCCGTTCACTATTTTGCCAATCGTCGTATTAAGTATTGGTATCATTCTGATGTTCTTAGCATTCCTCAGTAAAAATCAGTTACCGCTATGGTTACGTGTCATCTGTTTCATCGATTACTTCTTGATGCATATCAGTTTTCGACAAGTGCAGTATATTCCACATCTATTTCCGATTCTATCGATTGGAACAGGGATGTTGTTATGGTTATATCTTTTCAAAAAACAACATATCAAATTGAACGCATCGTCTGAATAAAAGTGAAGGATAATATAAATGGATCTAAGGAGTTATAAACCATGAAAAAACTAGGTGAATTTACAAGTCAGGAAGGCAATCTAATCGTCTCGGACCCGGCTTTCCTTGAGCCAGATATAGAATACAACGTGACGATTCCGGTTGAACAAGGTTCGATTTGGACGGTCTTCTATGACGAAGACGAGTTCGAATCAATCAATCTGCTTTACCTGACGGTGAACGAAAAAATGAAGATGGATCCACCCGATTTCGAGCCGTTATCCGATCTAGTCGTTGTCGATTCAGCGCAGCTCGTCGTTATGAACATAGCGGATTACGGAAGACGGGAAGCCATCGACTGGGAGATTCGAAATACGTTGGAGTTCGACGAAGAAATCGACCCGTTCTATATCGCGATTTCAGACAAAATGATGGAAGACGAGATCTTTCTGTTTCCGTTCGGTGTCGCCGTTCAGTTGATGGGGGACGGACACTATGAAGTCCTCGTCCGACGAGAAGACGGGAACGTGACAGGTATCGCGATCGTCCTCGGAGAACATGACGATTTTGAAGAGCACGATGACGGGGAAGAAATATCGCTGGAAGACGTCGACGTACCACGACTGAATCATCAGAACACTGCTTTGCCTGACGATGCCTTTCTTACGAGTATCCTTCAGGCGATGCGATTATTTTATGTGAACGATCAAAAATCCTTGAAGTACAGTATTCCGATCGAAGGTCAGAAGGTGGAGCACAAACTGTATTTGTATGATTATTCATCCTCCATTCAAAACTATCAAGTGGCAGTGGAGAGTTCCTGTCCAGAAGCGCGTATTCAAGCGTTTGAGACCAATCATTTCACGATTCCAGATTGGTATAAAGAGATTTTACGGGTTTGTAACGGTGTAAGTATTGCCGAAGAGTTGAACTTATATGGTATTCCGCTGACGAGCTGGAACGGGTTATCGCATGAGATCCAAGGCAATCTCTCCGTCAGTCTCGAGGAATACGCGTTAACCGAGTTCGATGCGATCCGTGACAAGTATTTCTTTTTTGGATCGTCGTTTAGACAGGATGAATACTATGCGGTATTGAAAGAGCGACCAGAAGAAGCCGTCTATTGTTTTGACTACCGGACACTTAAACTCAAACGCCAAGCGACGACTTTCCAAGATATCGTCCGTGATGCATGGCGCGCTTGTAACCTTAAAGCACTACATAAAAGAATGTGAGGATGATCTCATGAAAATAATCTATTCTCGTGAAGACTTACTCGCACTCGAAGATCCTTTTGAATATGATGTGGGATTACCGATCAGGATCAGAGAACTTCCGGCTTCTGTCATCGAAGAGGAGATTTCGGATAGCCGAGAACAATTGGATCGTCTTCTGAAAGATGGCTATACCTTGGTCATTCAGAAACCACGAATTCCGAACCCTCCCGTATTCTCGGAGTTACCCTTGATAGCAGAGAATACGATCATGAAATTGTATACCTACGAGGCGAATCATTGTAAGGATGCGTTATGGGAGGCACTGTCCGAGAATGAATACGATCGGCACTGGGCTTATTTTTTATTGAAAAAAGTCGAAGGTGTCAGATTCGAATTGCCTTACACGCAACCATCACAACAATCACTCAGACTCACTCACCTTGGTACGAATCAACTCGTGTATCTACAGTTTGAAACGTATCAAAGCGTATCGTGTCAGTGGGAGTGAATAAAGAAAAGAGTGACGAAACTGAAAATATAATGAGTCTAAGGAGAAGCCATATGATACAGCTGACAAAACAAAACGGCTCAGATATGCTCTACCAAACGATTTATACGGAAGGACGCACCATTGTGCAGCATCAAGGGATCGTTGGAGCGTGGGTGAAAGCAGAAGACGTAAAACAGATGCGCGTTTCTCGCTTCAAACGATTAGGTGTACAGATTTTGCAGCTGGTTGAGGAGTTAGAACGGCAAGGTTACCGCGAGCTGAACGAGACCGATTATACCGGACTGGTTGTTCAGTTTTCTTATGAGAAAGGTCAGGAAGAAGCAGCACTCGAGCGACGTCACATGATGGAAGAAGTAATCAATGATAGTTTGCTTCATATGGGGAACGGATACTGCGAAGGAGGAGATATTGGTAGTGGTACGACAAATATCTTTTACTATGTCCTTGATGTCGAAGCAGCCGTCGCACTGATCTTTGAAGAAATGAAAGCACGCGATGTACAAGACGAACCAAAAATTGCAGTACAAGAAGGAGAAGTGTACACCGTTCTCTATCCTGAAGGAGCGACGTTTGATTTGATTGGTGAGGGGAAACCGTGGAGCTGGATTCCGATGACGCAAGCGGAGGACGAAAAGGTGTGGCACGTCATCGATCAACAATTTCAATTCTCGCCTAGTACGACGGTTTTTCCATCCTTCCATGCCCCAAGTCCGTTCATTACATACGAAGTGGATTATGAGAAACGAGAAGAGATCGAGCGGGAGCTAAAACGTATTCTGACTGAGCTGACCGTTGACGGAGAACGCGTTATGGCACTCGATTGGAATCATCAAGGATACTGGATTGACCCAAGACGTCCGTTTCTTCGAAATGAAGAAGGAGACTGGATGATTCCAGCCGTTCCAGATGGCGACTATTCCTTTTTCATCGCTCGCGATTTCCGATGGGGTTACCTCGGTCATCCGTGGGAGGGTAGTATCACTATGTTTGGAGAAGATATGATTTCTGCGTTCCAAGGGACAGACATTTTTATGAATGAAATCCGAAGAGGGTGATTGAGGTGAAATTGACCTTTCAACAAAACGAATGGATTGATGTGTTCCGAGAACTGCTGCCACGCGACGATTGGCAAAACCTCGTCCGTCTTCAAGTAAATCAGCATACGTATCCGTTTGAAGTAAAGTTATTAGAACGACCACTCAAGCAAAATCCAAACATCGGCGATTTTTCGGATTGGACGGTCCAGTCCCATTTCATCATGACCGATGCTTCACAGCTTGAAAGATTTCTCGAACATCTTGTCATCGAACAGCGGGAAATGGCGACTGAAGCAGAACTGACACTCATCGTCCAAAAACAAGGACAAGGCATCGTCCGGGTCACGAACGATTGTGTATCGATGTATAGAGTTGCATATGAGGAGCTTGATGAATCAGGTACAGAATATGAGAACTTTTTCGATGCGGTCTTACCAAACGCAGCGTTTCCGGTCGAGGTCGTCTTTTGTGGTCGGGATGTTCTAGATAATGCTGATTCGATTCACGTGATGACATTGCACGATACCAATTGGCAAACGGTATTTGAAGAACATTTATTGCATTTGCTGAATCGAAGAGAAGTGACGATAGGGAAATCTTCGCATTCCTCAGAACAAACGCTGGAGGACTTCATGTCTGAATTCTCGTTATTGATGGCGTATAACTTCATCGTGACGCGCGATGCAACGGGTCGATTTGGCATGCTCGATCACTTTTGTACGAATGGTAAGATTGCGCATTTTGGAAAGATCAGTGTAGTAGATAAATGATCGTAAACGCGTAAGGAAGAAAAAATGCTAGTCAACAGCGGCGTTGCTTTAGATGATTTAATCTTGTACTTAGACGATGTCTGCGATAGCATGTACTTTTGCAACCATCATTTCGTAATAAAATTCACTCGACAGGAGGAGTTGCCTGAAATTTTTATGAAGGATAGTTCATAAATCATATGGAATTGAAAGCTATAAATCATTTAAAAACTGATGCTGAAATGAATGCAAAAACTCTTGAATCGTATCTCTTCAAATCTTTTAAGTTTAGAAAAATCTATGCATAAAGCAGAAACAACCTTTGATTCTCATAAGTGTTATTTATATAAACGCACTTTGTTTTTAAAATCTTAATGAAAATAAATCTATATAGTCCTTTTGTAAGAATAATACTTTGAAATCATTTAAATACTGAGGAACATACCATTATCTATAAGGTGATGTACAACTTACTTACGACGATCGAGGGATGGTTGGGAAGGAGTAAAAAAATGAAAAATGAAGTTACAACGATTCTCTTCGAGTATCTGTCGGGAGAAGGTGACGTATCAAATGAGGAAGCTATCGCTATACAAGAAGCAGAGAAATACTTTTATGAGAATTTAATTGTTAATAGCAACTTGGTATTAGCGGATGGGAACAGATTAATAAATAGACGAAAACGATTATGGGGAGTCCTCAAAAAGAAAGGATATGAAGAACTTCCTCATGGACTACAAGTAGACCTTCGATGGAATCGGGAAGAAGAGCAGGTTGTTGTTCGTATTGTACTTCAGTGTCGCTATGGAACAGGAACAAAAAAACGTTATCCTTCGGATGAAGATTTAATCCGGCATAGTCGGCTTTTAAGCATGCCTTATCTTAATGAGAATGGATTCCATTATGAATCACAGTCGGAAATTGAAAGGCCGGGTACGTTAAAAAAACAAGTTGAACATGAGCCAAATAAGAACATAGAGTTAGTGTTTACGCATACTGTGAACAACCGCGAAGAGAATCAAGTCAAAGATTTAACTAATATTCTACGTGAAGCGATTGATCAAATGATTCTAAGATACGAATCGATTTTAGAGGCTGCCCCTGCATTCACTAAGGAGCAAGCACCAGCTATAGTTGACAATGTTAAAGGAGGGGTAATAATGCATCCTAAGAATATGATTTTACAAGGTCCACCAGGAACGGGCAAAACCTATCATACGGTCTTATACGCCGTCGCCATCATTGAAGGAAAGTCTATCGATGAAATTCAGAAGGATGGATACCCGGAAGTGAAGAGAAGATACGCAAAATATCGAGACGAGAACCGAATCGCCTTTACGACATTCCATCAATCATATGGATATGAAGAGTTTATTGAAGGCATCAAACCCGTCGTAGCAGCGGATCAGAACGAGATTGGATTTAACATCGAGTCTGGTATTTTTAAGGAGTTTTGCGACCTTTCTGCTACCGGACGACGATTTGGTGGGTATGATGTTTCAATTGATAGTGAGGCGCGTATTTGGAAAGTTTCTCTTGGAGGATCAGGAGATCATCCTCTCAAGAAAGTTTGCTTTGAAAAAGATATCATGCGGATCGGGTGGGATCAATATGGAGAAGAACCATTTAATAGTACGGTTTCCATGAATCCTTCTGAACGAAGTGTTTTAACATATTTTTACGAAACGATGAAAATAGGCGATATTGTTCTATCATTGAAAGATGAACGACATATTGATGGTATTGGAATCATTGATGGGGAAGTCGAGTGGTTAGAAGAGGAAGACCACTACAAACGTAGCCGGAAAGTGAACTGGCTTGCTAAACATATCTCACTTGATATACATGAAATGAATATGCGGAAAAATTTGACACGGAAGACCGTGTATCCATTAGATCGTTTGTCTGTCTCGCAAGTCGAACGCATGCTTGAAATTGAATACGGTATCTCGAATGTAAACGTTCAAAGCGAAAAACCGTATGTATTCATCATCGATGAAATTAACCGTGGGAATATTTCGAAAATCCTAGGAGAGTTGATTACGCTCATTGAACCGTCAAAACGCCTTGGAGAAATGGAAGAGACGCTTGTTAAGCTCCCATACTCCAAAAAGGAGTTTGGTGTTCCGAGTAACATCTATATTATTGGGACAATGAATACGGCTGACCGTTCTATTGCGTTAATGGATACTGCGTTGCGGAGACGCTTCCAGTTTATCGAAATGGCTCCTGATTCGCGTCTGCTTCGAGGTGTTTCTATCGAAGGTGTACATTTAGAATATGTCCTCGATATTATGAATCGGCGGATTGCAGCACTATATGATCGAGATCATATGATCGGTCATGCCTACTTCTCGTCACTGTCATCAAGTGACGATATAAGTGCATTGCAGCAAATCTTTTTAAAATCAATTATTCCTTTATTGCAAGAGTACTTCTTTGATAATGTTGAAAAAATAAACGCTATATTCGGAAATGATAGGACTTATCCAATTCTCATTCAAGATGTGCCAGCCTTTGGGTTGTTTGACTCCTCAATTGATCCAAATGATTTAGAGACGAGCTATCGTATCAATCATGCCATTCTTACTCAACCGGAGACATATCAAGCGATTTATGGAAATCGATATGCAAACGTATGACGTTATTGAGGTAATGGAATATGAAGACATCACGTGTACAGGACCACGTCGTAATGTCGATAAAAAAACCTTTAAGGAACTAGAAAGTCTCATGCTCGAACTATCGGAAGAAGGATGGGATGGGTTAGATTTCTTGACGCTTTCCTTAAGAAAAGGTGTCGGAAAGGTGATTCGCGCGAGGAATTATGTTGGTGTCTTACAGATGCCAAGCGGCAGACAACTTCAAATCCTTCCAAAAATTGATGCAACAAACGCAGATGCTCGCACAGCGATGCTTAAAATGCTGAAAACATTACGTACATTCCCGAGTAAATCCTTTGATGCAACGGAACTCGGTACCTCGAAAATGACAATGTTTGAAGTCTATATAATTCTTTTTCTTCGTGAAGTATCTAGGGTAGTGAAGCGAGGATTGAAGTCTGACTATCGGACGAAAGAAGAAAATGTACGCTTCTATAAAGGTAAGATGAATTTTGCGCGTCAGCTTACCATCAACCATGTCCATAAAGAACGATTTTATGTTGCGTTTGATGAATACAGCATCGATTGTCCAGAGAATCGAATTCTTAAAAAAGCATTGATAAAGGCTATGCTGATAGCATTAGATCCAAGGAATCGTCACGAGGCACGTCGTCTCTTACATTATTTTGATGGTGTTACGGAGAGTCATGCGCTTGATCAAGAGTTCGCGAGTGTTATTAAAAATCGAAAGACTAGATATTATACGAATTCCTTAGAATGGTCGCGACTCTTACTAAATGACTTCAATATTTCAAATATGGTGGGCCATACGCGGACTCAGTCTCTCCTTTTTTCAATGAATCAGTTGTTTGAAAGTTACGTCGGAAGACTCATCGAACGTCATACTGGAGAAGGCTGGGAAGTATCACTTAAGAAACCAGCAAAGTATCTATTCGATAGCGGATCGTTTAGACTCATTCCAGACATCGTTATGAAGTATGTATGTCCTGTCGATAAAGTAACAAAGACACGAATCATTGATATGAAATGGAAGCTTCTTAATCCTAAGGTAAATAATTTGGGGATTTCACAATCCGATATGTATCAGATGTTTGCATATGCTAAGAAGTACGTGAGTGAACAAGTAATTGTCATATATCCACTCGTTGAGAACTTCGCTGTGGATCAGAGGATATTCCGCTACACGAGTGAAGATATCACAGTGTACATTTATCTATTAGATTGTGTACATGGAGAGGAAGATTTGCTGCGCTTCCTAGAAGATCCAGAGCGTCAGGTATAATACGTCTTGTATCGCTATCCATGATTAGACCCTATAAAATTGATGTGGTCAGGTTCATAGGATATTCAATCGAGTCATGAATTATGAAGAGAAAAAGAATATCTAGGATTAGTTAACGGTGTTATTACCGCATCTTGTATGCATCAAACTATGGTAATCCTAAAGCAGAGGATTTTGATTATCATTTCATATTAGATGTTGGGTATGAGTATACTCCGTTCAGCGCTTGTTTTGCTATTAAAGAACCTGACCATGGTGCAAATAATAAAGATAATCGTTGGTATGAATGGAACACTTGCAATGATTATCTGACGATGATTCGTGCTAATTGCAATAGCCGTTAAAATTAAATTGATGATGAACTGAAATGGAGTGCACCAATCATGAATTCTAATAAAAATCCAGAAGTGATATTGATAGTACTACTAATCATATCTGGTTTTCTATTTTATTTTGGAAATAAGATGACTGCTGCTCCTGGAAGTAGCAGTGGGAATGGTAATCTAGCGATTCTTTCTATGATTGCACTTGTTTTCATTATTCCTATTTTTATTTATTTCATAATGATTACTTTAAAAAATCTAAGATTAAAATTAGGTTTTTTAGTAACTATGATAATTCTATCTTTGTCGTATGTGATCGTTGGATTCTTGTATCAATCAAATGAGTATTCAAGATACAAGAACTTGGTTAAAGAGATAGTATTAGCTGAAGGCGTGACTAAAGATTTGGATTATATAGATAGCATAACCAGTGGTATTTTTTCTCCTTTTATGAATTCACAGTTCTTCAATTTGAATACGTATGTCATGTTTGTCTGTTTTTTGATTTTTGTAAGTAGCATGATTATTTTATATTTAAAAAAAGAAGGACACGGCGACCACGGCATTTAAACAATGGTTTTGATCGATGGTAAAACCTTAAGACTCAATCTCTGAAGGCTAGGGATTGAGTCTTTCATTTTGATGGACGAATGAGTGTATTCTAAAAATCGTCTATCAAAAACTTACAACGATTCTTTAGTCTAGCTAAATTATCGTCTTCTTAAAAAGTCATGTGAAACTCCATCAAATGACTTAATGATGTTTGGATAGAAAAAAGCGTATACATATTTCTATATGAATTGAACCCCGAATGATAGACACTTGAAAAAATGTATCATTCGGGGTTCAGTTCATTCATATATTTTAGTCATCTTATTTATAGATATCACGACGATGCCCTATCTCAAGGATCAAAATCACGACTTTCTCATCCTGGATGTCAGCAATCAGACGATAGTCGCCGATGCGATAACGCCATTCGCCAGAGCGATTCGAGACGAGTCCTTTCCCATGACGACGCGGATCATCCGTCCCGACAAGGTTTTTCTTGATCCAGGACATGATGATCCGCGCTTGTTGTGGGTCCATCTTTTTGAGAGACTTTTGAGCTCCGCGCTCGAACTCTACATTATAAGCTGTCATTCTAAATCAAGTTCCTTCATCATGTCGTCGAAAGATATCGCTTCTGATTTTTTACGGTGTGCTGCCATGGAATCATGATAGAGTTGTAAATCGATTTCGTCTTCGATACGGTCGAGGACGGCATCGCGAACAAGTGTAGAAATCGTGA
This window of the Exiguobacterium acetylicum genome carries:
- a CDS encoding McrC family protein encodes the protein MQTYDVIEVMEYEDITCTGPRRNVDKKTFKELESLMLELSEEGWDGLDFLTLSLRKGVGKVIRARNYVGVLQMPSGRQLQILPKIDATNADARTAMLKMLKTLRTFPSKSFDATELGTSKMTMFEVYIILFLREVSRVVKRGLKSDYRTKEENVRFYKGKMNFARQLTINHVHKERFYVAFDEYSIDCPENRILKKALIKAMLIALDPRNRHEARRLLHYFDGVTESHALDQEFASVIKNRKTRYYTNSLEWSRLLLNDFNISNMVGHTRTQSLLFSMNQLFESYVGRLIERHTGEGWEVSLKKPAKYLFDSGSFRLIPDIVMKYVCPVDKVTKTRIIDMKWKLLNPKVNNLGISQSDMYQMFAYAKKYVSEQVIVIYPLVENFAVDQRIFRYTSEDITVYIYLLDCVHGEEDLLRFLEDPERQV
- a CDS encoding SMI1/KNR4 family protein, whose product is MKKLGEFTSQEGNLIVSDPAFLEPDIEYNVTIPVEQGSIWTVFYDEDEFESINLLYLTVNEKMKMDPPDFEPLSDLVVVDSAQLVVMNIADYGRREAIDWEIRNTLEFDEEIDPFYIAISDKMMEDEIFLFPFGVAVQLMGDGHYEVLVRREDGNVTGIAIVLGEHDDFEEHDDGEEISLEDVDVPRLNHQNTALPDDAFLTSILQAMRLFYVNDQKSLKYSIPIEGQKVEHKLYLYDYSSSIQNYQVAVESSCPEARIQAFETNHFTIPDWYKEILRVCNGVSIAEELNLYGIPLTSWNGLSHEIQGNLSVSLEEYALTEFDAIRDKYFFFGSSFRQDEYYAVLKERPEEAVYCFDYRTLKLKRQATTFQDIVRDAWRACNLKALHKRM
- the relB gene encoding type II toxin-antitoxin system RelB family antitoxin, yielding MSTISVRLDDQDTRLIKEYAKAKNITISTLVRDAVLDRIEDEIDLQLYHDSMAAHRKKSEAISFDDMMKELDLE
- a CDS encoding DUF2716 domain-containing protein, yielding MIQLTKQNGSDMLYQTIYTEGRTIVQHQGIVGAWVKAEDVKQMRVSRFKRLGVQILQLVEELERQGYRELNETDYTGLVVQFSYEKGQEEAALERRHMMEEVINDSLLHMGNGYCEGGDIGSGTTNIFYYVLDVEAAVALIFEEMKARDVQDEPKIAVQEGEVYTVLYPEGATFDLIGEGKPWSWIPMTQAEDEKVWHVIDQQFQFSPSTTVFPSFHAPSPFITYEVDYEKREEIERELKRILTELTVDGERVMALDWNHQGYWIDPRRPFLRNEEGDWMIPAVPDGDYSFFIARDFRWGYLGHPWEGSITMFGEDMISAFQGTDIFMNEIRRG
- a CDS encoding AAA family ATPase, encoding MKNEVTTILFEYLSGEGDVSNEEAIAIQEAEKYFYENLIVNSNLVLADGNRLINRRKRLWGVLKKKGYEELPHGLQVDLRWNREEEQVVVRIVLQCRYGTGTKKRYPSDEDLIRHSRLLSMPYLNENGFHYESQSEIERPGTLKKQVEHEPNKNIELVFTHTVNNREENQVKDLTNILREAIDQMILRYESILEAAPAFTKEQAPAIVDNVKGGVIMHPKNMILQGPPGTGKTYHTVLYAVAIIEGKSIDEIQKDGYPEVKRRYAKYRDENRIAFTTFHQSYGYEEFIEGIKPVVAADQNEIGFNIESGIFKEFCDLSATGRRFGGYDVSIDSEARIWKVSLGGSGDHPLKKVCFEKDIMRIGWDQYGEEPFNSTVSMNPSERSVLTYFYETMKIGDIVLSLKDERHIDGIGIIDGEVEWLEEEDHYKRSRKVNWLAKHISLDIHEMNMRKNLTRKTVYPLDRLSVSQVERMLEIEYGISNVNVQSEKPYVFIIDEINRGNISKILGELITLIEPSKRLGEMEETLVKLPYSKKEFGVPSNIYIIGTMNTADRSIALMDTALRRRFQFIEMAPDSRLLRGVSIEGVHLEYVLDIMNRRIAALYDRDHMIGHAYFSSLSSSDDISALQQIFLKSIIPLLQEYFFDNVEKINAIFGNDRTYPILIQDVPAFGLFDSSIDPNDLETSYRINHAILTQPETYQAIYGNRYANV
- a CDS encoding DUF2750 domain-containing protein, translated to MTYQSGLPGVTEERLKEVEAVLGFELPKELRNRYKRENKFSVGEWEFHPIKDEQYIKRTWDDLVRFNAEDAEDYPEGFLRIAADGTGDELGYQLPDTETIVLWDHEEQELFPIAPTLKAFIEKEQQMEQSAEQAELFVQTVIETGTVYGLSKFEQSGWAYCPSNQEETDVLLFFSTKEAAKSLQTKEWANYHLIRLELDLFMDGWLPNMSDDGLYCGLNWGPELVGLELDPEDVLADLEG
- a CDS encoding type II toxin-antitoxin system RelE family toxin, whose translation is MTAYNVEFERGAQKSLKKMDPQQARIIMSWIKKNLVGTDDPRRHGKGLVSNRSGEWRYRIGDYRLIADIQDEKVVILILEIGHRRDIYK